In a genomic window of Streptomyces sp. SN-593:
- a CDS encoding HTH domain-containing protein, with protein MQTDRIMTWAGHHPEVAVPTAVAGALGVAVVVWLLQRRVSRALKGWTPAPAQRAGIAGILLATGLEADTAWRFAGNRLGISHPLERGLLFLVGETVLFTFALMARANLLNEEKRRAGAPGILVWVICGALAVPAISESGSVAAAWVRVLFGPVAAALLWHFLMGIELRSSLPSAQSMGTFSVLMRHLRERALSRFGVIEADRTAVDMARDRAVVRAAILSERYQTASGRRQARLLRRLRKALRTAGVAGDPGRREALLAEIATSRFAKDLGTTPVDSPWADTTAATPAPAAARTRPRPVSLPVPAQRELEADDEPRTLPANASTTHEPQGDRPMAVDTDSFFSTSDLTPQAAVETRAERERRQAEAQRRADDTYAKAVEVVVELVQQGAPLSGPQIAEQLPVGPRTVQRYIKRMREEGVLPQE; from the coding sequence ATGCAGACAGACCGGATCATGACTTGGGCGGGCCATCACCCAGAGGTGGCTGTCCCTACCGCCGTAGCCGGCGCCTTGGGGGTCGCCGTTGTTGTGTGGCTGCTGCAACGCCGGGTGTCCAGGGCCCTCAAGGGATGGACACCGGCTCCCGCGCAGCGCGCGGGCATCGCCGGCATCCTGCTTGCGACCGGCCTGGAGGCGGACACGGCCTGGCGCTTCGCCGGCAACCGGCTGGGGATCAGTCATCCCCTGGAGCGGGGGCTGCTCTTCCTGGTGGGTGAGACGGTGCTCTTCACCTTCGCTCTGATGGCGCGGGCCAATCTCCTCAATGAGGAGAAGCGGCGAGCTGGTGCACCCGGCATCTTGGTGTGGGTGATCTGCGGGGCACTGGCTGTGCCAGCGATCTCGGAGTCGGGATCGGTCGCCGCGGCGTGGGTGAGGGTGCTTTTTGGCCCTGTCGCCGCGGCGCTGCTGTGGCACTTCCTCATGGGGATCGAGCTGCGATCCAGCCTTCCCAGTGCCCAGAGCATGGGCACCTTCTCCGTCCTGATGCGGCACTTGCGCGAGCGTGCCCTCTCTCGCTTCGGTGTCATCGAGGCTGACCGCACGGCGGTGGACATGGCGCGTGACCGCGCTGTCGTCCGGGCAGCCATCCTGTCCGAGCGATACCAGACGGCCAGTGGCCGACGGCAGGCGCGTCTCCTCCGACGGCTCCGCAAAGCGCTTCGTACGGCTGGGGTGGCTGGCGACCCCGGTCGCCGTGAGGCGCTGCTCGCCGAGATCGCCACGTCCCGCTTTGCTAAGGACTTGGGCACTACTCCGGTCGACTCACCCTGGGCGGACACAACCGCAGCAACGCCCGCCCCTGCTGCGGCCCGCACCCGTCCGCGGCCCGTCTCACTCCCGGTGCCTGCACAGCGAGAGCTGGAGGCCGACGACGAGCCCCGCACCCTTCCCGCCAACGCGTCGACCACGCATGAACCGCAGGGCGATCGACCCATGGCGGTGGATACTGACAGCTTTTTCAGCACCAGCGACCTGACCCCCCAGGCCGCCGTCGAAACCCGCGCCGAGCGCGAGCGGCGCCAGGCCGAGGCGCAGCGACGCGCCGACGACACTTACGCGAAGGCAGTTGAGGTCGTGGTGGAACTGGTGCAGCAGGGCGCGCCGCTGAGTGGGCCTCAGATCGCTGAGCAACTTCCTGTGGGCCCGCGTACCGTCCAGCGCTACATCAAGCGCATGCGGGAGGAGGGAGTGCTCCCCCAGGAGTAA